From Pseudoramibacter sp.:
TTTCCGGCCAAAGAGACAGTCCAGATTTATGTTGGACTGCCGGAGAGTACAGTGGCGAGACCGCCAAAAACGCTGGTCGCTTTTTGTAAATCTGAAATTCAGCCAGAGTGCATTCAGCATATCCGGTTTTCGATTCCCTGTGAGCGTTTGGCTTTTTTTGATGTGAAGCGTGATCAGTGGCGCATCGAAAGCGGACAGTATCGTTTTTATTGCGGTGCTTCCAGCCGAGATATCAAATTTGAAAAAACTTGTGAGATTTCTTTTAAAGAGGCAGAACCTGTTGTGACGCTGGACTCAACGGTTGATGAAATCTTAAAAACCCAGCGTGGATCTGAGCTTTTTCAAATGGCATTAGAGGCCTACCGCCATCTTACGGGAGTTCAAATCGATACACAGGATAATTTTATTAAATATTCTGTTTTGGCGACACCGCTTTCAAAAGTGCCAATGCTTTCCGAAGGGATGATAACGGATCGCATGCTGAAGCGTATTATTCGTTACATCAATCATGATGTGAAGCATTTGAATATGGGCTGGCTGGTATTAAGAGAATGCCAGCTCATTAATATCATTCAGAATTTGCTGAAAGCACAATTCCAGTATCATAAAAATCAACAGCTTCCGTATTCAGCGGATACGCCTATAGATCTGCTTCTGGCTTCGCCGTCCTGCCGCGCAGTATTGGCGTCGAGGCTAGGAGAAAACGGGGAAGAAATTCTATCTTCGAAATATGTTAAAATTTTCGCCAAGACCCATTTGACACTTCGTCAGATTCAGAAAATAACCCCTTTGAATTTGTTTAAAAAATCAGAACTTGAAACATTAAATAAAAGGATAAAAACGATACAAGATGAAATTACTTATGATTGATACGTCCACGATTGTGGCAACAGCAGCGATTGTGGATCAGGATCGCTTGATTGCTGAAACCATCGTAAATTACAAGAAAAAGCATTCAGAAAAAATGCTGCCGGCCATTGATCATTTATTACAGGATTCCGGGATGAAACTTTCGGATATTGATGCTTTTGGCGTGGTTAACGGCCCGGGGTCTTTTACGGGGCTGCGCATTGGAATGGCCACAGTTAAGGGCTTTTCTCAAGCTCTGGACAAGCCCATTGTGACGGTTTCAACCCTTGAATCCTTGGCCTATAATGCCCGGATTTATCCGCATTATATTTGTCCTATTATTGATGCCCAGAGAGGACAGGTGTACGCTGCATTGTACCGCTTTGAAGGAAACGCAGGTGATCAGAAACTGGTCTCGTATTTAGATGAAGGGGTATACGATATAGAGAGCCTAATGAATGATGTTCAGGCAAAAGATGAATCGGTTCTGTTTTTAGGCGACGGTTTAAAGAAACACGGACAGCAGTTATCGAAAATATCATCAAAAATTCAGATTATGCCTTCATATTTTGCAATGAATCGCGCCTCTTCTGCTGCGGCTGCA
This genomic window contains:
- a CDS encoding glycoside hydrolase family 3 C-terminal domain-containing protein, producing MLDEVNAVQKNTIVIVQNGGAVLLNRAAQSGALLETWLGGEACGLSLCDVLTGKVIPSGKLAETIPKRLEDTPAYLNFPGDGQKVVYGEDIYVGYRYYDQKQLPVLYPFGYGLSYAEFEYCGFDITVDKQKQRLYFDVAVYNHAHFPAKETVQIYVGLPESTVARPPKTLVAFCKSEIQPECIQHIRFSIPCERLAFFDVKRDQWRIESGQYRFYCGASSRDIKFEKTCEISFKEAEPVVTLDSTVDEILKTQRGSELFQMALEAYRHLTGVQIDTQDNFIKYSVLATPLSKVPMLSEGMITDRMLKRIIRYINHDVKHLNMGWLVLRECQLINIIQNLLKAQFQYHKNQQLPYSADTPIDLLLASPSCRAVLASRLGENGEEILSSKYVKIFAKTHLTLRQIQKITPLNLFKKSELETLNKRIKTIQDEITYD
- the tsaB gene encoding tRNA (adenosine(37)-N6)-threonylcarbamoyltransferase complex dimerization subunit type 1 TsaB, coding for MKLLMIDTSTIVATAAIVDQDRLIAETIVNYKKKHSEKMLPAIDHLLQDSGMKLSDIDAFGVVNGPGSFTGLRIGMATVKGFSQALDKPIVTVSTLESLAYNARIYPHYICPIIDAQRGQVYAALYRFEGNAGDQKLVSYLDEGVYDIESLMNDVQAKDESVLFLGDGLKKHGQQLSKISSKIQIMPSYFAMNRASSAAAAGYQKLLKGETVNCFQADLNYLRKSSAEEQMEKKQEKTNA